TCCAAAAATGGAGAAAAAGTGCAATAAACACGCGTTTTAACAGATATGGAGTACCAATCGAATCCCGCGACTTAATTGGCAACTATTCAACAACAGTTTCCATAACAAATACAAAAATTGCGGATCTTCAAATTGCTCAGGTTTCAAACGCAAATGCTACAGATATTGCCTTCGATGGTTTCGAAACTTATACTTATGAAACAGGGTTTTACGGTACGTATTTCAATTTTCAGATTCCAAGTAGTACCTCTCTTGTTTCAACAGTTAGACACAGTGGAAAAACATCTTTGAAATTGACCGCATCGCAATCTGCAAGTTATACATCGACCACTACTGCGAATTGTGCATTCGATGAAATTCCAAGTACAGATATTCCTGCAGGTTATCTAGATGGACGAAATTGCAATTGTCCTCCTCCTCTATTTAATCCTAACCCGGGAGATTATATTTTTGGGGCTTGGGTTAAACAAACCGGTACCAATGCAACTGTTAAAGTGATTGTGGGAACAGGTGGCTCAGCAACAACTTATACTGCTGTTAAATCAGGTCCTGCAATTGACGGATGGCAGCGTGTAGAAGGAATTTGTACAATTCCCACAGCACCTATTCAGGTTTCTTTAAAATTGGAAAATGGCACATCAACAGATGCTTATTTCGATGATTTCAGACTACACCCTGTTTCAGCAGAAATGTCAACGATAGTATATGATCCTAAAACATTGCTTCCATTAGCAACACATAATACATATAACTATACGACTTTTTATAACTACGATGAAAATCTTCAGTTAGTACGTTTAAAACTGGAGACCATTGAAGGAATTAAAACTGTTTCAGAAACAGAATCAGGCCTTTATACAAAATAATCAATCCCAATCACAGACTTCAATAGCTATGAAAAATTTTAAATATTTAATAGTTTTTTTACTACTCATCACAATAACCCAAAACGTGTTTGGGGCAATTGAACGGTTTAGTAATAGAATGGATGGAGACAACTCTACAAACCCATTGGTATCTGGTAGCTCAATGACCGTTTACGATGATAAGTACTTCGATATGAGCACTGATCCTTTTTGGACTACTCGTTTCGCTAACAAAAAAGCAACGGGATATGTGCGGTTAGGAATTAATCCTGATTTAAACCTTACAAGTGGTTTCAGTGGATCTCAAAGTATTGAAATCAATTATTGGACGTGGAATACAACTTCCGGTGGTTTTGATTTGACAACCGTTACCAAAGTTTTCAATTTATCTTACTCAACTACACCTACAACCCCAGTAGACGATCAATACACATTTACCATTAATGGAGCACAACGTATTACGGTACGATTACTTTCAGGAACTCTTCCACTTGCAAATTTATATCTGGAAGCAGGAGTGGAGGTAGAACGATACTATACATTAGATAATAGTGCTGTTTCTAATTTAGTTTATACGATTCTGAATCCACTTCCTACAGCAGTAATTGACGGGCCTCAAATTGAATTCCGCTGGGACACGAAACCTGGGGCTGAGTCTTACGAATTGGAATGGGTACACGTAAACAGCTACAAATTAGCTTCCGGTACTTATTTTACAGAAAGTGAACTAAGCTATAATTTCTATTTAAATAGTACACGTATTGAAACGAAACAAAACTGGTACCGGATCCCCCATATTTTTGATCACGGATACATAGTGTTCCGCGTTCGACCAATTGGTAAAACAGGAACGGATTTTACTGACAGGCAAGATGGGACCTGGTCGGTCATCAATGAATCAGGATTAATATCTTCGTTTCCGACCGCCAATAAAATTCCGATTACCTCCAAATTCTCAAATCTGAACTGGGTACATGTTGTAAACTATTCTGAAGATGGAAGACGTGTGGAAGGAGTTTCTTATACGGATGGATTGGGAAGAAACCATCAATCAATAGGCTACAACCCGATAAATAACCAAGTCATTGTATCCAATAAGTATTACGATGAACTAGGTCGTATTGCGGTAAGTGATATTCCAACACCTGTCAATGGAGCATGGATGAAATTCCAACCCAATTTCAACCGTGCAAATGTACCGGGATCTCCTTCCTATTCCTGGCAAAACTTTGATAGTACAGTAAGTGATTCCTGTTTATTGAATTCAGCCGGATTTACAACTACAACCGGGGCAGGTTTATATTATTCTCCTTCCAATCCTAACCAAAACGGTGCAAATGTTGCTATCCCTGATGCTGAGAGACATCCATTCACACGTATTGTTTTTACTAACGATTATTCCAACCGTCTTTCACGAATTGCACTTGCCGGTGACGATTTAAAAATCGGTTCAGGCAAAGAAAAGAAAATTTTCTATCCTTCAACAAATCAACAAGAGTTAGATCAATTGTTCGGTTCAGAAGTAGGTTACGCCAAGCATTACGAGAAAATGATAACAGTGGATGGTAATGGCCAAATCTATGTCCAGTATTCTGACTTGTCCGGAAAAGTAGTTGCTTCTTACATGGAAGGACCTAGCCCTAACAATCTTGATGGTGCCGAAGGAAACTCTTCAAGTCCACTACTTGTCACAATGATTGATCAGGGATCCCCGCAACAAATCAACACTTCTGTGCCTTATTCTGAAATCTCATACAGTCAATATGTTTCTTCAGATACGGTTTTCAATTTCAATTATTACTTCACTCCTTCTCAATTTGAGAGTGCATGTACAGGCAATCTATGCCTGGATTGTATATATGATCTGTCTATTGAAGTGTTTGATTATTGTGGTCAACCCGTTACTTTAAATGGGTACACCAATCCTGTTCAGATCATTGGATCAAACATTGACAGTATTATCAATGGAACATGTAATGGTGATGATGCTTACGAGGCAAGTTTCTCAGCGAACCTGACAAAAGGGATGTATACCATTCATAAAAAACTGACGGTAAACGAGCAGGCTATCGATGATTACTGGTGCCTATACCTGGAAGCGAACAATTGTATTGAAGGTGTTCAGTCCATTTTTGACAGTCTTTACTTAGCAGAACCTTTCTTAGCATGTACTCCTCAGCCTATCGAAGAAGAAGAACTGGATGAATGTGAAAGTGCTAAAGCTATCATGCTGTTGGATGTTAGTCCGGGTGGACAATATGGTCTTTACAACGGAACAAGCTGGACTTCTACGGATGCTTATTCGGTTTATAATCCTTCCGGGCAATTGGGAGTAAACTGGAGAAGTTTGACGTACCTGGATGCAAATGGCGTTGCTGTCCCTTCAAGTACTCTAGCTGGTACAGCAGGTTTACAGTGGTTCGTAAATAATTTCCGTGACGAATGGGCTGAGGTTTTGTTGGCATACCATCCGGAAAAATGTTACCTGGATTTCTGTTTTGCGAACTCAGCTTCCAATCAATATAACAATGAAATGCTGGCTATTAACTCTTTCGAGGGTGCTAAAACAGCCGGTTTCTTAATGCCTTTAACCGGAGGTGTTCCTAATAGTAACTATTCTTATTTCCCGTCATCCATGCCTAGCTACCTGGATCCGTTCTTCACTACAGGTGGAATGGGTGTTTCACAAGCTAGCACAATGGTAGGAACAATGAACCATTATATCGACATCATGCCGGGGTATCCGCTTTCGATGTGGGAATATGCACTTTATATGATTACCGGTGGTGATTGCAGAAAAGATAATCTATCTACTTGTATGGAACTGGATGATTGTAACAAAGATTTGGTTTGGTTGACTTTCAGAGAATTGTATCTTCAGGAAAAAGCAACACAGGTTTTCCTGGCTCAGCAAGCTTATGCAGCAGTTCATGGTTGTTCGAATGATTGTATCGGTAAAAACCCTCCTTGCAGCGGTACTCCGGCACAATTGGCAACACGTTCTTCCCGTTTTGGAAATTTGGGTCAATTTGCGAGTACAACTACAAACCCGGCTACTCAGGCAGATTCTGAAATTGAAATGAATGCATTGATCGCTGAAGCTTGTTCTACCAGCTGTGAAGGATATGCTGAGCAATGGCTGGCAGACCTTTCAGGATGTGCACCGATTGCATCATTAACAAATGCTGAACGAACTGCATTGAAAAACGAATTCATTGAATTGTGTATGCTTGGTTGTGATCAGTATCATCCAATGGGAGCAACAACAGCTCCATCAGGAGAAGAAACGACTAATCATCATACAGACATTCAGGGAATATTGGATTTCCATTTAGGTGGTAAACCGGGTTATCCAAGTGTGAATTGTTCTCCTTATCTGATTTCAGTTCCTGGCCCGTACCAAAACATGGATGCTATGTTGAATGACATTCCGGTTATGGACCAGTGTGGTTGTGATATTTTGATGGATGTACGCGCGGATTATCAAGCAGGAATTGCTAACAATACCATTCCGGCAACTACTACATTAGAAACTTACTTAAACATTTATAAAGGTATCAGTTTAGACGACGTCGATAACCTGCTTTGTGTGTGTGACCAATTCTATGACGAAACAAACAATGTTTGGTTACCGAACGCTGACGCATCTATTCGTTTGGCTAAAAAATATGTTCCGAAGGAATTAACATGTGAAGTAACTGTGGCTTGTAAAACTTGTGACGAAGTTTCTGCTGCTTATACCGGAGCGTATGCATACGTGAGTGAGCAATACGATATGGATGCTACGGAATTCGAAGCATCTGCAAATTATGAGAGCATCCTGACAGCTTATCTGAACGAACAATTCGGTTACGACCTCACTTTCCTGGACTACGATTTCTTCCACAGAGGTTGTACGGCAAGCAGTGCAGAACCTGTTTGTGAAATGAACCCGATCATGAATGAGTTCAAGGATATGATGTCCTTATTGGCCATGCGCGGTCAATTTGTTCACACTAGTCCGTTGAACCTTGTAAACGAGAACGTTGTCTATAAACATGGAAAATTAAGAGAAGACGAAATCTTAGGTTCCAGTTACAGCACCACCACTTCTTCCGGGCATTTAATTGCAAGCTTCCAGGCAGGATCTCAAACCCCTTGTACGTTTGACTTCTCCATTGCAGGCAATCCGACGTTTGATTTCTCCAAAGTAGTTTCATTCGGAGATGTTTGGGCAACAACAACGAATTGTACGGCAAATACCAACTTCGAGATTGAAGTAAAATACTACGAGTGCGGTCAGTTGGTAACGAAAGTAGCTCAGGTTTCCTCTGCTTGTTTGCAGGTTAATTTCTGTTACTGTGGTGATAACGGGCAGCGTTTATGTGACCAGCCTTTGTTTGATCCGAACTACAGCATTTGCTACCAGCCAACTTTGGATGAATTGATGCAGAATGCAACCGAGACTTACGAAGCAAGTGTCTCAGCAGCTTATGCTTTATTCAAAGAAGAGTACAAATCGCAGTGTGCTGAAGCATTCTCTACGGAGCATTTCGATATGCAGGGACGTTACCGTTTCTATCAGTATACTTTGTATTATTACGATCAGGCAGGAAATTTGGTAAAAACAGTGGCTCCAAAAGGAGT
The window above is part of the Fluviicola sp. genome. Proteins encoded here:
- a CDS encoding RHS repeat-associated core domain-containing protein is translated as MDGDNSTNPLVSGSSMTVYDDKYFDMSTDPFWTTRFANKKATGYVRLGINPDLNLTSGFSGSQSIEINYWTWNTTSGGFDLTTVTKVFNLSYSTTPTTPVDDQYTFTINGAQRITVRLLSGTLPLANLYLEAGVEVERYYTLDNSAVSNLVYTILNPLPTAVIDGPQIEFRWDTKPGAESYELEWVHVNSYKLASGTYFTESELSYNFYLNSTRIETKQNWYRIPHIFDHGYIVFRVRPIGKTGTDFTDRQDGTWSVINESGLISSFPTANKIPITSKFSNLNWVHVVNYSEDGRRVEGVSYTDGLGRNHQSIGYNPINNQVIVSNKYYDELGRIAVSDIPTPVNGAWMKFQPNFNRANVPGSPSYSWQNFDSTVSDSCLLNSAGFTTTTGAGLYYSPSNPNQNGANVAIPDAERHPFTRIVFTNDYSNRLSRIALAGDDLKIGSGKEKKIFYPSTNQQELDQLFGSEVGYAKHYEKMITVDGNGQIYVQYSDLSGKVVASYMEGPSPNNLDGAEGNSSSPLLVTMIDQGSPQQINTSVPYSEISYSQYVSSDTVFNFNYYFTPSQFESACTGNLCLDCIYDLSIEVFDYCGQPVTLNGYTNPVQIIGSNIDSIINGTCNGDDAYEASFSANLTKGMYTIHKKLTVNEQAIDDYWCLYLEANNCIEGVQSIFDSLYLAEPFLACTPQPIEEEELDECESAKAIMLLDVSPGGQYGLYNGTSWTSTDAYSVYNPSGQLGVNWRSLTYLDANGVAVPSSTLAGTAGLQWFVNNFRDEWAEVLLAYHPEKCYLDFCFANSASNQYNNEMLAINSFEGAKTAGFLMPLTGGVPNSNYSYFPSSMPSYLDPFFTTGGMGVSQASTMVGTMNHYIDIMPGYPLSMWEYALYMITGGDCRKDNLSTCMELDDCNKDLVWLTFRELYLQEKATQVFLAQQAYAAVHGCSNDCIGKNPPCSGTPAQLATRSSRFGNLGQFASTTTNPATQADSEIEMNALIAEACSTSCEGYAEQWLADLSGCAPIASLTNAERTALKNEFIELCMLGCDQYHPMGATTAPSGEETTNHHTDIQGILDFHLGGKPGYPSVNCSPYLISVPGPYQNMDAMLNDIPVMDQCGCDILMDVRADYQAGIANNTIPATTTLETYLNIYKGISLDDVDNLLCVCDQFYDETNNVWLPNADASIRLAKKYVPKELTCEVTVACKTCDEVSAAYTGAYAYVSEQYDMDATEFEASANYESILTAYLNEQFGYDLTFLDYDFFHRGCTASSAEPVCEMNPIMNEFKDMMSLLAMRGQFVHTSPLNLVNENVVYKHGKLREDEILGSSYSTTTSSGHLIASFQAGSQTPCTFDFSIAGNPTFDFSKVVSFGDVWATTTNCTANTNFEIEVKYYECGQLVTKVAQVSSACLQVNFCYCGDNGQRLCDQPLFDPNYSICYQPTLDELMQNATETYEASVSAAYALFKEEYKSQCAEAFSTEHFDMQGRYRFYQYTLYYYDQAGNLVKTVAPKGVTKLNATQVAAAQANRASVTDVTSTTPAVVPTQEYITKYRYNSFNQIVSTENPDQEGMTNYWYDFYGRKILSQNPEQATVNKYSYTFYDKKGRIEEAGIVAPATALGSIDIKAQDPLAAAFRAWVTANGSTRTEVTKTYYDKVFMPGVQSRFTLQPGQTVAGQQNLRLRIASTAYYNTITPSTNLTTGYASATHYTYDLHGNILQTLQDVPELAPVLQNIKSTEYEFEMISGNLKTIKYQKDQPDQITHSYIYDKLNRMEEVFVSTDKVHQSRQAHYLYTEYGSIARVEIGEQKVQGMDFAYTINDWVKSMNGTILNPGYELGRDNTSGYLSQNTSVHSKFAKDVVGYTLGYFNGDYQSIGSTNFIPSPYGVSILNSAISQLYNGNIAYTTSSIADVPSGPAMAIQMGVYRYDQLNRLISSRTFRATGLAASNNWSTAYETQEYKSAYTYDQNGNLKTLLRNGGSTNLNMDNFIYQPELMSSGAKTNRLDYVDDNTGYTGNYTQDIDDQALNNYGYDKLGQLTRDNSEGSMIIEWYSANRKVKRITRTGRTIEFKYDPFGQRIMKTVWDGDNDGQITYYAYDATGKVMAIYSMTTDSYLEASLDEFNLYGATHLGTIKRQIPLYDNGPLTYTPANPCAHTLGYKRYEINNYLRNVNAVITDRKLYVSGSYQATMVLNADYYPFGMEMPGRTTNIGTYRYGYNGMEMDIETKGNGHSYTTEFRQYDPRLGKWLSLDPLMAKYPQMSPYAAFNNNPVFFIDPLGLEGTNNGNPSVYNDGGDEDCDPECENTSASSGGGGHDFTNYPLACGGTITLYKDAKNVVLDKNKNLQSFTLYNKTYSYSVDGDGDFRGFRTSDDELYQGKTVFNNLPWYYYDVYHYKDSPIKWPVTKGGTKTGYGEWEEQAAESKVFQAYLAGLLKTMGATPMGKRILASISKELLKDDVREWIATGLTFTMLFEFNLERRSCYQYQEVQDWYGHFAHNGFNSDYSYIVPIGMSDVYEKRVGVAKYQWRVVWRGHDLGDLGGLLLKTEDIIEAMTVPTLTTPPTSINKH